A section of the Telopea speciosissima isolate NSW1024214 ecotype Mountain lineage chromosome 3, Tspe_v1, whole genome shotgun sequence genome encodes:
- the LOC122656288 gene encoding uncharacterized protein LOC122656288, whose translation MDLTMAPKDEKTKQSTSNRRSRRKSWLCLAWIFGFLLLVVVLVVILVSTVFKPKHPVTAINSINVKGLKVSLGPALRVDLNLTLNLDISVKNPNRAGFKYGNSSALLYYRGEVVGEAAIPPGNISPEGTAEMNTTVTVLADRLLYDSNFYSDVISGTLAFSTYTIISGRVNILNLFKHHLVSYTSCNVTVNLSNRSVNDSECRYKTKL comes from the coding sequence ATGGACTTGACGATGGCTCCGAAGGATGAAAAGACGAAGCAGTCTACTTCTAATCGGAGGAGCAGAAGAAAGTCTTGGCTTTGCCTGGCTTGGATCTTCGGATTTCTTCTTTtggttgttgttcttgttgtgaTTCTAGTGTCCACCGTCTTCAAACCCAAACATCCAGTGACTGCAATTAATTCGATCAACGTGAAGGGTCTCAAAGTATCACTAGGTCCTGCATTGAGAGTAGATTTGAATCTCACACTTAATTTGGATATTTCAGTTAAGAACCCTAATAGAGCCGGTTTCAAGTACGGCAACAGTTCCGCACTTCTGTACTACAGAGGTGAAGTGGTAGGGGAAGCTGCGATCCCTCCAGGCAATATATCACCTGAAGGAACAGCTGAGATGAACACCACCGTTACGGTATTGGCTGATCGGCTACTGTACGATTCCAACTTCTACTCTGATGTGATCTCCGGTACGTTGGCTTTCTCTACTTATACAATAATTTCTGGGAGGGTAAACATTCTAAATCTGTTTAAACATCATTTGGTGTCTTATACCTCTTGCAATGTCACTGTGAATCTAAGTAATCGATCCGTGAACGATTCGGAGTGCAGATACAAGACTAAGTTATGA